Proteins from a single region of Verrucosispora sp. NA02020:
- a CDS encoding DNA cytosine methyltransferase: MSDLPAPHAGPRIGSLCSGYGGLDLAVELVLGGRLTWYAETDRHAATVLAHHLPGVANLGDIGTVDWTRVPPVDIVTAGFPCQDISNAGRRAGITGAHSSVWNHVADAVRVLRPRLLFVENVAALLRRGLDVVHRDLATIGYDTSWLCLRASDVGAAHRRDRLFLLATPAPPVGGGADVADTLRP; this comes from the coding sequence GTGAGTGACCTTCCCGCCCCCCACGCCGGACCGCGCATCGGCTCGCTCTGCAGCGGGTACGGCGGTCTCGACCTGGCCGTCGAGCTGGTGCTCGGCGGCCGACTCACCTGGTACGCCGAAACCGACCGGCACGCCGCCACCGTCCTGGCCCATCACTTGCCCGGGGTCGCCAACCTCGGCGACATCGGCACCGTCGACTGGACGCGGGTCCCGCCGGTCGACATCGTCACCGCCGGTTTCCCCTGCCAGGACATCAGCAACGCCGGCCGCCGCGCCGGCATCACCGGCGCACACTCCAGCGTCTGGAACCACGTCGCCGACGCCGTTCGCGTCCTTCGACCCCGGCTGCTGTTCGTGGAGAACGTCGCCGCCCTCCTGCGGCGAGGACTCGACGTCGTCCACCGTGACCTGGCCACGATCGGGTACGACACGAGCTGGCTATGCCTACGCGCATCCGACGTCGGTGCCGCTCACCGACGCGACCGGCTGTTCCTGCTGGCCACTCCCGCCCCGCCAGTGGGAGGGGGTGCCGACGTTGCCGACACCCTGCGCCCGTGA